A region of Pyxidicoccus trucidator DNA encodes the following proteins:
- a CDS encoding 5'-nucleotidase has protein sequence MLVLDAGNALFRSRDSGEAPDAKARAELLLSQLDAQGTAAMAVGTRDLVLGVDFLKKGTKKAKLKLLSANLVDDKGTPFFPASLVTDVGGVKVGVVGVSPATAQPVAAAPPVKGRPTPMMKGLPVEPAVAAEAKRLREQEKVDLVVVLAAVPYDEALRVAERVEGVDFVVQSHEGRGQGIAQRQAFATLIPPGDRGRQLAKLELGLDGPGRFTDITEQNRARQNLGIVENNLAKAKERLAAEKDAAKKASYEQAVAGLEARRAALKKVAEGSATGAARTHLLSYIQLGSDVPADPAVQKLVERIEPPGSAAH, from the coding sequence GTGCTCGTGCTGGACGCGGGCAATGCGCTCTTCCGCAGCCGCGACAGTGGCGAGGCCCCGGACGCGAAGGCGCGCGCGGAGCTGCTGCTGTCGCAGCTGGACGCGCAGGGCACCGCGGCCATGGCCGTGGGCACGCGCGACCTCGTGCTCGGCGTGGACTTCCTCAAGAAGGGGACGAAGAAGGCGAAGCTCAAGCTGCTGTCCGCGAACCTCGTGGACGACAAGGGCACGCCCTTCTTCCCGGCCTCCCTGGTGACGGACGTGGGCGGGGTGAAGGTCGGCGTGGTGGGAGTGTCTCCCGCCACGGCCCAGCCGGTAGCCGCGGCTCCGCCCGTGAAGGGCCGGCCCACGCCCATGATGAAGGGGCTGCCGGTGGAGCCCGCGGTGGCGGCCGAGGCGAAGCGCCTGCGCGAGCAGGAGAAGGTGGACCTGGTCGTGGTGCTCGCGGCCGTGCCCTACGACGAGGCCCTCCGCGTCGCCGAGCGGGTGGAGGGCGTGGACTTCGTGGTGCAGTCCCACGAGGGGCGCGGCCAGGGCATCGCGCAGCGCCAGGCGTTCGCCACCCTCATCCCTCCCGGAGACCGGGGCAGGCAGCTGGCGAAGCTGGAGCTGGGGCTGGACGGCCCCGGCCGCTTCACCGACATCACCGAGCAGAACCGGGCCCGGCAGAACCTGGGCATCGTCGAGAACAACCTCGCCAAGGCGAAGGAGCGGCTCGCGGCCGAGAAGGACGCGGCGAAGAAGGCCTCCTATGAGCAGGCGGTTGCCGGCCTGGAAGCCCGGCGGGCGGCCTTGAAGAAAGTGGCCGAGGGGAGCGCAACGGGCGCCGCCCGGACGCATCTACTGTCGTACATCCAGCTCGGGAGCGACGTGCCGGCGGATCCGGCTGTCCAGAAGCTGGTGGAACGCATCGAGCCTCCCGGCTCGGCGGCCCACTGA
- a CDS encoding 3-hydroxyacyl-CoA dehydrogenase/enoyl-CoA hydratase family protein produces the protein MTTRIRKVAVLGAGVMGSGIAAHLANSGVRALLLDIVPPKANPGEDTSSKAFRNKFAAGALANMRKQKPSPIVSEQVFANIEVGNFDDDLPRIAECDWVVEVVKEDLEVKQSLFARVEKHARPGTIVSSNTSGMSIVGMTQGRGADFRKNFLVTHFFNPVRYMKLLELVAGKETDPEVLKTLHRFGEEVLGKGIVYGKDTTNFIANRIGTYGMMKTIAGMGPAELTIEEVDKLFGPPMGRPKSAVFRTTDIVGLDTFVHVAKNCYDTLTQDEEREAFRMPEFILDMVKKGVLGDKSGGGFYKKQGKDIQVLDLKTMEYRAQNKVRFESLGAAKDVEDVRERVAVVLNGQDKAAKFAERITLDVLAYTSRRIPEIADDVVNVDRAMRWGYAWDLGPFEAWDAYGVKKGVERMKELGLKPAAWVEEMLAAGRTSFYGVEGSKDTYWDIPTKSEKMVPENARTQRVEYLKRGNKKLAGNDSATLWDMGDGATLLEFHSKMNSIDDQIIEMMNTALDETEKNHKGLVIGNDGSNFSAGANIVALLWAAKSGEFESIRKMVKDFQTANQRMRYSPVPVVTAPFNLTLGGGSEVTMGGNAVQASAELYMGLVEVGVGLIPGGGGNMQLLRNVFGPYAAEKDFESMPFLKKVFLAIGMAKVATSAEEAREIGFLSQQDGITSNRDFLLSDAKARVLGMADAGFKPPRPTRFRLPGPSAAATFDMMLYDMELNGQVSAHDRKIAQKLVRVLTGGDTSTSVLLTEERLLELEAEAFLSLCGEEKTQDRLQHMIEKGKPLRN, from the coding sequence ATGACGACGCGGATCCGCAAAGTGGCTGTGCTGGGCGCTGGAGTCATGGGCAGCGGCATCGCCGCGCACCTGGCGAACTCGGGCGTTCGCGCGCTCCTCCTGGACATCGTCCCCCCCAAGGCCAACCCGGGCGAGGACACCTCGTCCAAGGCCTTCCGCAACAAGTTCGCGGCGGGCGCGCTGGCCAACATGCGCAAGCAGAAGCCCAGCCCCATCGTCTCCGAGCAGGTCTTCGCCAACATCGAGGTGGGCAACTTCGATGACGACCTGCCCCGCATCGCCGAGTGCGACTGGGTGGTGGAGGTGGTGAAGGAGGACCTCGAGGTCAAGCAGTCCCTCTTCGCGCGCGTGGAGAAGCATGCCCGCCCGGGCACCATCGTCTCCTCCAACACCTCCGGCATGTCCATTGTGGGCATGACGCAGGGCCGCGGCGCGGACTTCCGGAAGAACTTCCTCGTCACGCACTTCTTCAACCCCGTCCGCTACATGAAGCTGCTGGAGCTGGTGGCCGGCAAGGAGACGGACCCGGAGGTGCTGAAGACGCTGCACCGCTTTGGCGAGGAGGTGCTCGGCAAGGGCATCGTCTACGGCAAGGACACCACCAACTTCATCGCCAACCGCATCGGCACGTACGGGATGATGAAGACCATCGCCGGCATGGGCCCCGCCGAGCTGACGATTGAAGAGGTGGACAAGCTCTTCGGTCCGCCCATGGGCCGTCCCAAGTCCGCCGTCTTCCGCACCACGGACATCGTCGGCCTGGACACCTTCGTCCACGTGGCGAAGAACTGTTACGACACCCTCACCCAGGACGAGGAGCGCGAGGCGTTCCGCATGCCCGAGTTCATCCTCGACATGGTGAAGAAGGGGGTGCTGGGCGACAAGAGCGGCGGCGGCTTCTACAAGAAGCAGGGCAAGGACATCCAGGTCCTCGACCTGAAGACGATGGAGTACCGCGCGCAGAACAAGGTGCGCTTCGAGTCGCTGGGCGCCGCCAAGGACGTCGAGGACGTGCGCGAGCGCGTCGCCGTGGTGCTCAACGGCCAGGACAAGGCCGCGAAGTTCGCCGAGCGCATCACCCTGGACGTCCTGGCCTACACCAGCCGGCGCATCCCGGAGATCGCCGACGACGTGGTGAACGTGGACCGCGCCATGCGCTGGGGCTACGCGTGGGATTTGGGCCCCTTCGAGGCGTGGGACGCCTACGGCGTGAAGAAGGGCGTGGAGCGGATGAAGGAGCTGGGCCTGAAGCCGGCCGCGTGGGTGGAGGAGATGCTGGCCGCGGGCCGCACGTCCTTCTACGGCGTGGAGGGCAGCAAGGACACGTACTGGGACATCCCCACGAAGTCCGAGAAGATGGTGCCGGAGAACGCGCGCACCCAGCGCGTGGAGTACCTCAAGCGCGGCAACAAGAAGCTTGCCGGCAACGACTCCGCGACCCTGTGGGACATGGGCGACGGCGCCACGCTGCTGGAGTTCCACAGCAAGATGAACTCCATCGATGACCAGATCATCGAGATGATGAACACCGCGCTGGACGAGACGGAGAAGAACCACAAGGGCCTGGTCATCGGCAACGACGGGTCCAACTTCTCCGCGGGCGCGAACATCGTCGCGCTGCTGTGGGCGGCGAAGAGCGGCGAGTTCGAGTCCATCCGGAAGATGGTGAAGGACTTCCAGACCGCCAACCAGCGCATGCGCTACAGCCCGGTGCCGGTGGTGACGGCGCCCTTCAACCTCACGCTGGGCGGCGGCTCCGAGGTGACGATGGGCGGCAACGCCGTCCAGGCCAGCGCCGAGCTGTACATGGGCCTGGTGGAAGTGGGCGTGGGCCTCATCCCTGGCGGCGGCGGCAACATGCAACTGCTGCGCAATGTCTTCGGCCCGTACGCGGCGGAGAAGGACTTCGAGTCCATGCCCTTCCTGAAGAAGGTGTTCCTGGCCATCGGCATGGCGAAGGTGGCCACCAGCGCCGAGGAGGCCCGGGAGATTGGCTTCCTGTCGCAGCAGGACGGGATTACGTCCAACCGCGACTTCCTCCTGTCGGACGCGAAGGCGCGGGTGCTGGGCATGGCCGACGCGGGCTTCAAGCCGCCGCGCCCCACGCGCTTCCGCCTGCCGGGCCCCAGCGCCGCGGCCACCTTCGACATGATGCTCTACGACATGGAGCTCAACGGCCAGGTGAGCGCCCATGACCGGAAGATTGCCCAGAAGCTGGTCCGGGTGCTGACGGGCGGCGACACCAGCACGTCCGTGCTCCTCACCGAGGAGCGGCTGCTGGAGCTGGAGGCGGAGGCCTTCCTGAGCCTGTGCGGCGAGGAGAAGACCCAGGACCGCCTGCAGCACATGATTGAGAAGGGCAAGCCGCTGCGGAACTGA
- a CDS encoding M1 family metallopeptidase has translation MARLDPHSYNDSTQPETETLDWKARVDFRTHRLHAEATLTLKEASAGPLDLDTRDLEIRGVVDPSGRPLPYMLSPPEAILGSRLRVELPPGLRQLTVRYRTAPGASALQWLTPSQTAGGQHPFLYSQCQAIHARSVVPLQDTPRIRIRYRASLRVPKALKAVMAASFVRREEHGVEAEEHYEMPQPVPPYLLAFAVGSLAPKELGPRSRVWAEPELLEEAADEFEGVDDMLRAAEALFGPYDWERFDLLTMPPSFPYGGMENPRLTFLTPTLIAGDKSLVNVVAHELAHSWTGNLVTNASAEHFWLNEGFTVFAERRILEALAGPEVAALHGALGRRALEEALHHFRAHPHLTALRTHLAGVDPDEAFSQIPYEKGYLLLRAMEDAAGRPAFDEFLRRYLATYRFRALTTEEFVAFAERELPGVLAKVDGDAYLNRPGVPAGAPSPRSGRLEALVRVRGTVPSLDTVKDWTPTEWQLYLEWLPSDTPRDIIRQLDERFSLTKSRNSEVLVSWLVAALRAGWEPALQRTEAFLGEVGRMKYLKPLYGVLASSREYRGVARTLFKKHAERYHPIARQGVELILART, from the coding sequence ATGGCGCGCCTCGACCCACACTCCTACAACGACAGCACGCAGCCTGAGACGGAAACCCTGGACTGGAAGGCGCGCGTCGATTTCCGGACGCACCGCCTGCACGCGGAGGCCACGCTCACGCTGAAGGAGGCCTCCGCCGGTCCCCTCGACCTGGACACCCGGGATTTGGAGATTCGGGGGGTGGTGGACCCGAGTGGTCGCCCCTTGCCCTACATGCTGTCCCCTCCAGAGGCGATTCTGGGCAGCCGCCTGCGGGTGGAGCTGCCACCCGGGCTGCGGCAGCTCACCGTGCGCTACCGGACGGCGCCGGGCGCCAGCGCGCTCCAGTGGCTGACCCCCTCGCAGACGGCCGGCGGGCAGCACCCCTTCCTGTACAGCCAGTGTCAGGCCATCCACGCCCGCAGCGTGGTGCCGCTCCAGGACACGCCGCGCATCCGCATCCGCTACCGGGCGTCGCTGCGCGTGCCCAAGGCGCTGAAGGCCGTCATGGCCGCCAGCTTCGTGCGGCGCGAGGAGCACGGCGTGGAGGCGGAGGAGCACTACGAGATGCCGCAGCCGGTGCCTCCGTACCTGCTGGCCTTCGCCGTGGGCAGCCTCGCGCCGAAGGAGCTGGGCCCGCGCTCGCGGGTGTGGGCGGAGCCGGAGCTGCTGGAGGAGGCGGCGGACGAGTTCGAGGGCGTGGACGACATGCTCCGCGCCGCCGAGGCCCTCTTCGGCCCATACGACTGGGAGCGCTTCGATTTGCTCACCATGCCCCCGTCCTTCCCCTACGGCGGCATGGAGAACCCGCGCCTCACCTTCCTCACGCCCACGCTCATCGCGGGCGACAAGAGCCTGGTGAATGTGGTGGCGCACGAGCTGGCGCACTCGTGGACGGGCAACCTGGTGACGAACGCGTCCGCGGAGCACTTCTGGCTCAACGAGGGCTTCACCGTCTTCGCCGAGCGCCGCATCCTGGAGGCGCTGGCGGGGCCGGAAGTCGCGGCGCTGCATGGGGCGCTGGGGCGGCGCGCGCTGGAGGAGGCGCTGCACCACTTCCGCGCCCACCCCCACCTCACCGCGCTGCGCACGCACCTGGCGGGCGTGGACCCGGACGAGGCCTTCTCCCAGATTCCGTACGAGAAGGGCTACCTGCTGCTGCGCGCCATGGAGGACGCCGCGGGGCGCCCGGCCTTCGACGAGTTCCTCCGCCGCTACCTCGCCACGTACCGCTTCCGCGCGCTCACCACCGAGGAGTTCGTCGCCTTCGCCGAGCGCGAGCTGCCCGGAGTGCTGGCGAAGGTGGACGGAGACGCGTACCTGAACAGGCCGGGCGTGCCGGCGGGTGCGCCCTCCCCCCGCTCGGGCCGGCTGGAGGCGCTGGTGCGCGTGCGCGGCACCGTGCCCTCCCTGGACACGGTGAAGGACTGGACGCCCACGGAGTGGCAGCTCTACCTGGAGTGGCTGCCGTCGGACACGCCGAGAGACATCATCCGGCAGCTCGACGAGCGCTTCAGCCTCACGAAGAGCCGCAACTCGGAGGTGCTGGTGTCGTGGCTGGTGGCGGCGCTGCGCGCGGGCTGGGAGCCGGCCCTCCAGCGCACCGAGGCGTTCCTCGGCGAGGTGGGCCGCATGAAGTACCTCAAGCCGCTGTATGGCGTGCTCGCCTCGTCACGCGAGTACCGGGGTGTGGCCCGCACGCTCTTCAAGAAGCACGCGGAGCGCTACCACCCCATTGCACGGCAGGGCGTGGAGCTCATCCTCGCCCGCACCTAG
- a CDS encoding DNA-methyltransferase codes for MSAHAAAPSLKVVRRSLSESVYAKGEDYTLLHGDSLELMEQFEPQTFDMIFADPPYFLSNGGTTCKGGKRVSVAKGKWDESRGVEEDHKFTTAWLAACQRLLKPTGTLWVSGTQHVIFNVGFAMQKLGFKLLNTVTWFKPNASPNLACRYFTHSTELLIWASPKSGGKLQHTFNYSRMKAENGGKQMRDAWVLPPSGDAELTADGEGRLWTLTVPRGGEEKAHGSHPTQKPVALLERILEASCPQDALVLDPFNGSGTSGVAALKLGHRYVGIDMDEKYLALSQKRLQAVSK; via the coding sequence ATGTCCGCGCACGCTGCAGCCCCTTCCCTGAAGGTTGTCCGCCGCTCCCTGAGCGAGAGCGTCTATGCGAAGGGGGAGGACTACACGCTGCTGCACGGCGACAGCCTGGAGCTGATGGAGCAGTTCGAGCCCCAGACGTTCGACATGATTTTCGCGGACCCGCCGTACTTCCTCTCCAACGGCGGCACCACCTGCAAGGGTGGCAAGCGCGTGTCCGTGGCGAAGGGCAAGTGGGACGAGTCGCGCGGCGTGGAGGAGGACCACAAGTTCACCACCGCGTGGCTCGCCGCCTGCCAGCGCCTGCTCAAGCCGACGGGCACCCTCTGGGTGAGCGGCACCCAGCACGTCATCTTCAACGTCGGCTTCGCGATGCAGAAGCTCGGCTTCAAGCTGCTCAACACCGTCACCTGGTTCAAGCCCAACGCCAGCCCCAACCTGGCGTGCCGCTACTTCACCCACTCCACGGAGCTGCTCATCTGGGCGTCTCCGAAGTCGGGCGGCAAGCTGCAGCACACCTTCAATTACTCGCGCATGAAGGCGGAGAACGGTGGCAAGCAGATGCGCGACGCGTGGGTGCTGCCGCCCTCCGGCGACGCGGAGCTCACCGCGGACGGCGAGGGCCGGCTGTGGACGCTGACTGTCCCGCGCGGCGGCGAGGAGAAGGCCCACGGCAGCCACCCCACGCAGAAGCCGGTGGCCCTGCTGGAGCGCATCCTCGAGGCGAGCTGCCCCCAGGACGCGCTGGTGCTGGACCCCTTCAACGGCAGCGGCACCTCCGGCGTGGCGGCCCTCAAGCTGGGCCACCGCTACGTGGGCATCGACATGGACGAGAAGTACCTCGCCCTGTCGCAGAAGCGCCTGCAGGCCGTGTCGAAGTAG
- the rpmE gene encoding 50S ribosomal protein L31, producing the protein MKPEIHPVYPAARVTCACGNSVETKSTRGSFSVEVCSNCHPFFTGKYKLMDTAGRIDRFRKKYANNPVKVEGAAAAEGAEAAPAEKPAAAKKGKKAEA; encoded by the coding sequence ATGAAGCCCGAGATTCATCCGGTTTATCCCGCTGCCCGAGTGACCTGTGCCTGCGGCAACTCGGTGGAGACGAAGTCCACCCGCGGCTCGTTCTCGGTGGAAGTCTGCTCGAACTGCCACCCCTTCTTCACGGGCAAGTACAAGCTCATGGACACGGCCGGCCGTATCGACCGCTTCCGCAAGAAGTACGCGAACAACCCGGTCAAGGTCGAGGGTGCGGCCGCCGCCGAGGGCGCCGAGGCTGCCCCCGCCGAGAAGCCCGCCGCCGCCAAGAAGGGCAAGAAGGCCGAGGCCTGA
- a CDS encoding thiolase family protein: MPGRVVIASAVRTPFTRAHKGEFKDTRPETLAAVAIKEAVAQVPGLKQEEVEDVILGCAMPEAEQGMNVARQAALLAGLPVTTAAMTINRFCSSGSQAIAQIAQAIMTGTIEVGIGGGTESMTMVPMGGNKPSAHPEIMAKLPEVYTSMGATAENIASRYNVSREDADKFAAESQRRAATARETGKLKDEIVPVTTTYYEEDGTPKTVTVTVDTILRPDTTVEGLAKLRPAFNAKGVVTAGNASPLTDGAAAAVLMSEEKAKQLGVKPLGYFIDSAVVGVPPEIMGVGPVPAVRKLLAKNKLEVKDIDVFELNEAFGAQALHCIRELGVPMDKANPNGGAIALGHPLGVSGARMVATILRELKRRNGRYGVVTMCIGGGMGFACLIEAAK, translated from the coding sequence ATGCCTGGTCGAGTCGTGATTGCCAGCGCGGTGCGCACGCCCTTCACCCGCGCGCACAAGGGAGAGTTCAAGGACACGCGGCCCGAGACGCTGGCCGCCGTGGCCATCAAGGAGGCCGTGGCGCAGGTGCCCGGCCTGAAGCAGGAGGAGGTCGAGGACGTCATCCTGGGCTGCGCCATGCCGGAGGCGGAGCAGGGGATGAACGTCGCTCGCCAGGCGGCCCTGCTGGCGGGCCTGCCGGTGACGACGGCGGCGATGACCATCAACCGCTTCTGCTCGTCGGGCTCGCAGGCGATTGCCCAGATTGCCCAGGCCATCATGACTGGGACGATTGAAGTGGGCATCGGCGGCGGCACCGAGTCGATGACGATGGTGCCCATGGGCGGCAACAAGCCGAGCGCCCACCCGGAAATCATGGCGAAGCTGCCGGAGGTCTACACCTCCATGGGCGCCACGGCGGAGAACATCGCCTCGCGCTACAACGTCTCCCGTGAGGACGCGGACAAGTTCGCCGCCGAGAGCCAGCGCCGTGCCGCCACCGCGCGCGAGACGGGCAAGCTCAAGGATGAGATCGTCCCCGTCACCACGACGTACTACGAGGAGGACGGCACGCCGAAGACGGTGACGGTGACGGTGGACACCATCCTCCGTCCGGACACCACGGTGGAGGGCCTGGCGAAGCTGCGGCCGGCGTTCAACGCCAAGGGCGTGGTGACGGCGGGCAACGCGTCGCCGCTGACGGACGGCGCCGCGGCGGCGGTGCTGATGAGCGAGGAGAAGGCGAAGCAGCTGGGCGTGAAGCCGCTGGGCTACTTCATCGACTCCGCAGTGGTGGGCGTGCCTCCGGAAATCATGGGCGTGGGCCCGGTGCCGGCGGTGCGCAAGCTGCTGGCGAAGAACAAGCTCGAGGTGAAGGACATCGACGTCTTCGAGCTGAACGAGGCCTTCGGCGCGCAGGCGCTGCACTGCATCCGTGAGCTGGGCGTCCCCATGGACAAGGCGAACCCGAACGGCGGCGCCATCGCCCTGGGCCACCCGCTGGGCGTGTCCGGCGCGCGCATGGTGGCCACGATTCTGCGCGAGCTGAAGCGCCGCAATGGCCGCTACGGCGTCGTCACCATGTGCATCGGCGGCGGCATGGGCTTCGCGTGCCTCATTGAGGCGGCGAAGTAG
- a CDS encoding polymorphic toxin type 44 domain-containing protein, translated as MDSQQVITVEQQGASPPRGDEVTPIARYIVGEMINNARSRAATSIQRHNALARQDCIAEYRAMPWLQRFLAGGQFLESCHQTTMSGKLLAFGEWAYQVRENGPWDHKPHIKKTFRQADASASEQHWHHLNGWVYYFDIWSNIHYGYVGRACGFSASELLDGAGLEQIGSNIVAGKHFFRHPSSPGTRGLRRFDAPSDRLSIDMGIKLYPRDPTVAEILHLVQNTQGLSRRPLRAAR; from the coding sequence ATGGACTCCCAGCAGGTCATCACCGTCGAGCAGCAAGGCGCGTCACCGCCGCGCGGTGACGAGGTCACTCCCATCGCCCGCTACATCGTCGGCGAGATGATCAACAACGCGCGCTCCCGTGCGGCCACGAGCATCCAGCGCCACAACGCCCTGGCCAGACAGGACTGCATTGCCGAGTACCGGGCGATGCCGTGGCTGCAGAGGTTCCTGGCCGGCGGACAGTTCCTGGAGTCCTGCCACCAGACGACCATGAGCGGAAAGCTGCTGGCCTTCGGCGAGTGGGCCTACCAGGTCCGCGAGAACGGCCCCTGGGACCACAAGCCCCACATCAAGAAGACCTTCCGCCAGGCAGACGCTTCCGCCAGCGAACAGCACTGGCACCACCTCAATGGCTGGGTTTACTACTTCGACATCTGGTCCAACATCCACTACGGCTACGTGGGACGGGCCTGCGGCTTCTCCGCCTCCGAGCTGCTGGATGGCGCCGGGCTCGAGCAGATCGGCTCCAACATCGTCGCGGGCAAGCACTTCTTCCGCCACCCCTCCTCTCCGGGCACAAGGGGACTGCGGCGCTTCGACGCCCCATCCGACCGGCTCTCCATCGACATGGGCATCAAGCTCTACCCGCGCGACCCGACCGTCGCGGAGATCTTGCACCTGGTGCAGAACACGCAGGGCCTCAGCCGCAGGCCGCTGAGGGCCGCGAGGTAG